The proteins below come from a single Ictalurus furcatus strain D&B chromosome 15, Billie_1.0, whole genome shotgun sequence genomic window:
- the camta2 gene encoding calmodulin-binding transcription activator 2 isoform X1, whose amino-acid sequence MNNKDTTTEAENNCQMKVFLPNKLLECLPRTNTLPKERLRWNTNEEIASYLISFDRHEEWLSCTLKTRPQNGSIILYNRKKVQYRKDGYCWKKRKDGKTTREDHMKLKVQGTECLYGCYVHSSIVPTFHRRCYWLLQNPDIVLVHYLNVPNVEDSGKACGPVLCAVTDRRDGLRWSREELLSQLKPMFHSMKWCSSGNGAEVSIEQLVQQILESQQTKPQPRTHTCLCNHASSGMNIPHRCNSTKHRIISPKLPCGPTPYLTEVQNLTHESSGGGATSRDGAAGDSVAGGVANEKTQPSSPVVALDNGSSAPPSSSSSSPPQTQCAASIALGNGNGFYGDQRGGLATVALPQNAVIVMTTAAAAAALGRGGEESKGELSSAHLSLTHTGGRLVLSPVPTKQETPPPSPAPVPTHTVSSNQGVATLSLTLLPSPVIGGLLLTDRIITDKPSAMLRPSSPSPSLMAPPSTQTGSVPSPSLSVPLHFDPDSFLNSPKQGQTYGGSSLSPLNTINSVSSSQSPPHSSSPQPPSLALTLSPTSPPSSLSSLSPPTSTPNSASLSPSLSYSLSPSCPTPSLPPLCLDSSLALDSLTHPLSPTLDAQVSSPRVDVTRQSSVSDGQALLIGQDENAPPTLLSLNYTHNQLLPSQHSISSHLSANQLPLSQLSPKQLHTNQLPSDRQGVGLRLQEEAHLMMTQTHTHTQGLRPPGRGLRHSLSQPALLTNSDAHTDAHTHSHTHSHTHTLIAQVSPVQVKEEKSPPITQTVLRELECDEMPMDTAHSSDSSTHQHTDGVELSFDSTFPDLISELVTEEANSHSACTGLNSSSALPTYPVRYMAPPQPTPSTSYLPYALLTQTHTHSNIHSGVGEEPQRLASITDFSPEWSYPEGGVKVLITGPWSEMSCRYLCVFDQSTVPASLIQPGVLRCYCPAHEAGLVALRVMKDSDAVSSSVLFEYRARNAASLPSSQLDWLSLDDNQFRMSILERLEQMERRMAEMANHNQCHQQQQQQRLARQQTTPHSSLRLTPENQSGPWFERRIVSVCERMMSGGRWGAGERLTHCVRHRGMTLLHLAAAQGYTHLIHTLIRWRTLNADSLDLEQEVDPLNVDHFSCTPLMWACALGHQSAAVLLYRWSSVALMIPDSLGRLPLAVARSRGHTRLARCLEELHTHTLLQSHTPEITHTHNQSHTLDMSPPPQLPLSPLSTSPDTGLSSSSSIPSPSDPPSPSPSSAYSSGSAPPTSPLSPPDPMDTSCDSSPCASPTPPLRCPTPKHMDTHFLLDSPPHSHTHLEHTHSHTHSSFEAELLSYSENAENEDYLPAEVLQVDMATLAEQIIEATPDRIKQEEFPRGAESPLRERWDNAAIHDTMPWLAPYLDTVDRCVCPTPQPPSPLSALALQRLRPPSSAAWAEFLNASANGRMERDFALLTLTDSEQRELYEAARIIQNAFRRYKGRRLKEQQDMAAAVIQRCYRKYKQYALYKKMTQAAILIQSKFRSYYEQKKFQQSRRAAVLIQQYYRSYKEYERIKQGGRTGPALSNKMKGSFLTKKQDQAARKIMRFFRRCRHRIKELKQNKELERRGLTT is encoded by the exons ATGAACAATAAGGACACCACCACTGAGGCag agaaTAATTGTCAGATGAAGGTGTTTCTGCCCAATAAGCTGTTGGAGTGTTTGCCTCGGACAAACACACTGCCTAAAGAGAGACTCCGCTGGAACACCaacgag gaGATTGCGTCATACCTTATCTCATTTGACCGACATGAAGAGTGGCTTTCCTGCACGCTCAAAAccag gccGCAGAACGGCTCCATCATTCTGTATAACAGGAAGAAGGTGCAGTACAGGAAGGATGGATACTGCTGGAAGAAACGGAAGGATGGGAAAACCACACGGGAAGATCACATGAAGCTCAAAGTGCAGGggactgag TGTCTCTATGGTTGTTATGTCCATTCCTCCATTGTCCCAACATTCCACAGGAGGTGCTATTGgctgctgcag aacCCGGACATTGTGCTGGTCCACTACCTGAACGTGCCAAATGTAGAGGACAGTGGGAAGGCGTGTGGGCCAGTTCTGTGTGCCGTTACTGACCGCAGAGATGGACTGCGCTGGAGCCGAGAGGAGCTGCTCTCACAACTTAAACCCATGT ttcacaGTATGAAGTGGTGTAGCAGTGGAAATGGGGCAGAGGTTTCCATTGAGCAGCTCGTGCAGCAGATTCTGGAGTCACAACAGACCAAACCAcaaccacgcacacacacctgcctCTGTAACCATG cttctTCTGGGATGAACATTCCTCATCGGTGTAACAGCACAAAACATCGGATCATCTCCCCAAAGCTGCCATGTGGCCCCACCCCCTACCTCACTGAAGTCCAGAACCTAACCCATGAGAGCTCAGGAGGTGGGGCCACCAGCAGAGATGGAGCTGCGGGGGACTCTGTTGCAGGAGGTGTGGCCAATGAGAAAACCCAACCCTCAAGCCCAGTAGTCGCCCTTGACAATGGGAGTTCTGCTCcgccctcttcctcctcttccagcCCGCCCCAAACACAATGTGCAGCATCAATTGCCCTTGGCAATGGCAATGGTTTCTATGGCGACCAACGTGGCGGCCTGGCAACAGTAGCTCTGCCTCAGAATGCTGTAATCGTCATGacgacagcagcagcagcggctGCATTGGGCCGGGGAGGGGAGGAGTCTAAAGGCGAACTCAGTTCTGCGCACCTGTCACTCACACATACTGGAGGTCGGCTAGTCCTGTCACCTGTCCCGACCAAACAGGAGACGCCCCCTCCCAGCCCCGCCCCGGTGCCAACTCACACAGTGTCGTCCAATCAGGGTGTGGCTACGCTCTCCCTCACTCTTCTGCCCAGTCCTGTGATTGGAGGACTGCTATTAACAGATCGCATAATAACAGACAAGCCCAGTGCTATGCTCCGCCCCTCCTCTCCCTCACCATCCTTAATGGCACCGCCATCTACACAGACTGGCTCTGTACCTAGCCCCTCCCTCTCTGTGCCCCTGCACTTTGACCCTGATTCTTTTCTCAACAGCCCCAAACAGGGCCAAACCTATGGTGGctcctccctctcccctctcaACACGATTAACTCTGTCTCTTCCTCCCAGAGCCCACCCCATTCCTCTTCTCCACAGCCTCCTTCATTGGCATTGACTCTTTCTCCAACCTctccaccctcatctctctcttctctttccccgCCCACGTCTACGCCAAACTCCGCCTCCCTGTCTCCTTCGctctcttactcactctctccttcttgtcccaccccctctctccctcccctttGTCTTGACTCCTCATTGGCTCTTGATTCACTGACCCACCCACTAAGCCCCACCCTAGACGCTCAGGTCTCCTCACCACGAGTGGACGTGACCCGCCAAAGCTCTGTCAGCGATGGGCAAGCTCTTCTGATTGGACAGGATGAAAATGCCCCACCCACTCTGCTGTCactaaactacacacacaaccagCTGTTGCCTTCACAACACTCGATATCCAGCcacctgtcagccaatcagctaCCGCTCAGTCAGCTCTCGCCCAAACAACTGCATACCAATCAGCTTCCAAGTGATAGACAGGGGGTGGGGCTAAGGCTTCAGGAGGAGGCTCATCTTATGatgacccaaacacacacacacactcagggttTGAGGCCTCCAGGGCGAGGCCTGCGCCACAGCCTCAGCCAGCCAGCTCTGCTCACAAACAGTGACGCACAcactgacgcacacacacattcacacacacactcgcatacacacacactcattgcACAGGTGAGCCCTGTTCAGGTGAAGGAGGAAAAGTCCCCGCCCATAACTCAAACCGTTCTGCGAGAATTAGAGTGTGATGAAATGCCCATGGACACAGCTCACAGTTCTGACAGCTCCACCCATCAGCACACAGATGGGGTGGAGCTATCATTTGACTCCACCTTTCCCGACCTGATATCTGAACTAGTCACTGAGGAGGCAAACAGCCACTCTGCCTGTACAGGCTTAAACTCCTCCTCTGCTCTACCTACTTACCCAGTCAGGTACATGGCCCCACCCCAGCCGACACCCTCCACCTCCTACCTGCCCTACGCACtcctcacacagacacacacacactccaacataCACTCCGGAGTGGGGGAGGAGCCTCAGCGTCTCGCTAGCATCACCGATTTCTCACCTGAGTGGTCGTATCCAGAG ggtGGGGTGAAGGTGTTGATCACAGGTCCCTGGTCAGAGATGAGCTGCAgatacttgtgtgtgtttgatcagaGTACAGTACCTGCTTCACTCATACAGCCTGGAGTACTGCGCTGTTACTGCCCAG ctcatGAAGCAGGTCTGGTGGCTCTGCGTGTGATGAAGGACTCTGACGCCGTGTCATCATCTGTGCTGTTTGAGTATCGAGCTCGAAACGCAGCATCATTGCCGAGCTCACAGCTGGACTGGCTCTCTCTGGACG ACAATCAGTTCCGCATGTCCATCCTGGAGAGACTGGAGCAGATGGAGAGGAGGATGGCCGAGATGGCTAACCACAATCAATgtcatcaacaacaacagcaacaacggTTGGCACGGCAACAGACCACACCTCACTCCTCACTGCGCCTAACTCCTGAAAACCAG tccgGGCCTTGGTTTGAGCGCCggattgtgagtgtgtgtgagcggaTGATGAGTGGAGGACGGTGGGGTGCTGGTGAGAGACTCACACACTGCGTCAGACACCGAGGGATGACATTACTGCACCTCGCAGCTGCGCAGGgatacacacacctcatacacacgCTCATCCGCtggag gaCACTGAATGCTGACAGTCTGGATCTGGAACAGGAGGTAGATCCGCTAAATGTAGATCACTTCTCCTGCACGCCGCTG atgtgggCGTGTGCTCTGGGCCACCAGTCCGCTGCAGTGTTACTGTACAGGTGGAGCAGTGTGGCACTGATGATCCCGGACTCTCTCGGACGTCTCCCTCTTGCTGTCGCTCGCTCACGGGGACACACACGTCTTGCCCGCTGCCTCGAggagctgcacacacacactctcttacagtcacacacaccggagatcacacacacacacaaccagtcACACACACTGGACATGTCACCACCACCTCAGCTGCCCCTGTCTCCGTTATCTACAAGTCCTGATACAG gtctgAGTTCCTCCAGTAGTATTCCATCCCCCAGTGACCCACCCTCCCCGTCTCCTAGCTCCGCCTACTCTAGTGGTTCAGCCCCGCCCACCTCTCCTCTGTCTCCTCCTGACCCAATGGATACTTCCTGTGACTCTTCCCCATGCGCCTCCCCAACCCCACCCCTTCGGTGCCCAACCCCCaaacacatggacacacacttcctgttggACTCTCCcccacactcacatacacatttggagcacacacactcacatacacactcctcgTTCGAGGCCGAATTGCTCAGTTACAGTGAGAATGCGGAGAACGAGGACTACCTGCCTGCTGAGGTCTTacag gttGACATGGCAACGCTGGCTGAGCAGATAATTGAGGCAACTCCTGATCGAATCAAACAGGAGGAGTTTCCCAGGGGGGCGGAGTCACCACTCAGAGAGAGGTGGGACAATGCAGCCATTCATGATACCATGCCCTGGCTTGCACCctacctggatactgtagacag gtgtgtgtgtccaaCCCCACAGCCCCCTTCCCCTCTCAGTGCTCTAGCCCTGCAGAGGCTCCGCCCCCCAAGTAGTGCAGCATGGGCGGAGTTTTTGAATGCGTCAGCCAAtgggaggatggagagagactTTGCTTTGCTCACTCTAACGGACAGTGAGCAGCGGGAACTTTACGAAGCTGCTCGCATCATCCAGAATGCGTTCCGCAGATACAag GGGCGGAGACTG